TATATTGATTATTATAATAATCAGAGAATTAAAATAAAATTAAAAGGATTAACTCCTGCAGAATACAGGAATCAATCCTTAAATTAAATATTAAATTTCATGTCCAAGAAAATGGGTTCACTACAAATAGGGGACTTTAAATTTTTATTCACATTTCTTTAAAA
Above is a genomic segment from Fusobacterium sp. IOR10 containing:
- a CDS encoding IS3 family transposase, whose product is YIDYYNNQRIKIKLKGLTPAEYRNQSLN